In Trichocoleus desertorum NBK24, the following are encoded in one genomic region:
- the murC gene encoding UDP-N-acetylmuramate--L-alanine ligase: MLNSVDFSGRPFHFIGIGGIGMSALAYVLAKRRLPVSGSDIRLNHITQRLQDLGAHIFWSQDAINLEFFRQAESSKNDVLPATSVAIAANRGVAQETLAPVSKLSSNVDTALLPQVICSTAINPANAEYRAALELGCPIFHRSDLLAALIQNYQSISVAGTHGKTTTSSMIGHLLLETGLDPTIVVGGEVKAWEGNARLGAGPYLVAEADESDGSLVKFSSEIGIVTNIELDHPDHYSTLDEVISTFKTFASHCKTLIGCIDCATVRNALQPHITYSLHRESGADYTVDCVTYQANGTKAQVWERGQLLGELNLKLLGQHNLSNALAAVAVGRLLNLDFAQVAQAIATFEGARRRFEYRGEYNDILFVDDYAHHPSEIRATLAAAHLQATELPTAHQRRVIAVFQPHRYSRTQTFLAEFAESFQDADVVVVTDIYAAGEPQPDNLTGQQVVDAIAAHHDHVVFQPSLPAVQSFLDQTLQPKDLALFLGAGNLNQIIPEVMAFQERAAKSISQERCDQTSF; the protein is encoded by the coding sequence ATGCTGAACTCTGTTGATTTCAGCGGGAGGCCGTTTCATTTCATTGGAATTGGTGGAATTGGAATGTCGGCCCTCGCTTACGTTCTGGCAAAACGTAGGCTACCTGTTTCTGGCTCAGATATTCGCTTAAATCACATTACTCAGCGCTTACAAGATTTAGGAGCGCACATTTTCTGGAGCCAAGATGCCATAAATTTAGAATTTTTTCGACAAGCTGAATCGTCTAAAAATGACGTATTACCAGCAACATCCGTGGCGATCGCGGCGAATAGAGGGGTAGCCCAAGAAACCCTAGCCCCTGTCAGTAAGTTATCTAGTAATGTCGATACGGCCCTGTTGCCTCAGGTGATTTGCTCCACGGCAATTAACCCAGCCAATGCAGAATACCGAGCTGCCTTAGAGTTGGGGTGTCCGATTTTTCATCGCTCTGACCTACTAGCAGCCCTAATTCAGAATTACCAGAGTATTTCCGTTGCTGGAACGCATGGTAAAACTACGACCAGCAGCATGATTGGTCATTTACTGCTAGAGACAGGCTTGGACCCCACGATTGTAGTGGGGGGAGAGGTGAAAGCTTGGGAAGGGAATGCCCGATTAGGAGCAGGACCCTATTTAGTCGCTGAGGCGGATGAGTCCGATGGCTCTCTCGTAAAGTTTTCATCTGAAATTGGCATCGTCACCAATATTGAACTAGATCACCCGGATCACTACAGCACTTTAGACGAGGTGATTTCCACGTTCAAAACCTTTGCCAGTCACTGCAAAACCCTAATTGGTTGCATTGATTGTGCCACGGTTCGAAATGCACTCCAACCACACATTACCTATAGCTTGCATCGAGAATCGGGTGCTGACTACACGGTAGACTGCGTTACTTATCAGGCAAACGGCACCAAGGCTCAAGTCTGGGAACGGGGTCAATTGCTCGGAGAACTCAACCTCAAACTGCTGGGGCAACACAACCTGAGCAATGCCCTGGCAGCGGTTGCGGTAGGCCGACTCTTAAACCTGGACTTTGCCCAAGTAGCTCAGGCGATCGCGACTTTTGAAGGAGCTCGCCGTCGCTTTGAATATCGTGGCGAATACAACGATATTTTGTTCGTAGATGACTACGCTCATCATCCGAGTGAAATTCGAGCCACGCTAGCAGCAGCCCATCTCCAAGCGACCGAGTTGCCCACTGCCCACCAAAGACGAGTCATCGCTGTTTTTCAACCCCACCGTTACAGCCGCACTCAAACTTTCTTGGCAGAGTTTGCTGAATCTTTTCAGGATGCTGATGTAGTTGTAGTCACGGATATCTATGCAGCCGGAGAACCCCAGCCAGACAATCTGACGGGACAACAGGTTGTAGATGCGATCGCGGCCCACCATGATCACGTCGTATTTCAACCTTCGTTGCCAGCAGTCCAAAGCTTTTTGGATCAAACGCTGCAACCAAAAGACTTGGCTTTATTTTTGGGGGCTGGTAACTTAAACCAAATTATCCCGGAAGTAATGGCCTTTCAGGAGCGTGCCGCAAAAAGCATATCTCAAGAAAGGTGCGATCAAACCTCCTTCTAA
- the murB gene encoding UDP-N-acetylmuramate dehydrogenase codes for MTLSQDPPSILKPSTFIPSKTKTEAAPPKLTPGSSKYSPIRLPATECLIKPQVSLAPFTSFRVGGPAEWFVSPRRAEEMQASIDWANQEGLPVTLLGAGSNLLVSDRGLPGLIICTRHFRQAHFDAETGQITAGAGEPLVRLAWQAAERGWEGLEWAVGIPGTLGGAVVMNAGAHGDCTADVLVNAHVLLPNGTKEILLPDDLGFNYRTSALQGDRRLVTQATLQLRPGADPAQVMAATTTHLKQRQTTQPYHLPSCGSVFRNPGPQTAGWLIEQAGLKGHRIGGAQVAQRHANFILNCGGATAHDIFQLIRHVQQQVEQHWSLRLEPEVKMLGEFQLA; via the coding sequence ATGACTCTTTCCCAAGATCCGCCTAGCATTCTGAAGCCTTCCACTTTTATCCCCTCTAAAACGAAAACTGAGGCTGCTCCTCCTAAACTAACCCCCGGCTCCTCAAAATACTCACCCATTCGCTTGCCTGCTACTGAGTGTCTGATCAAACCTCAAGTCTCCCTAGCCCCCTTCACCTCTTTTCGAGTGGGAGGGCCAGCCGAATGGTTTGTTTCTCCGAGACGAGCAGAGGAAATGCAAGCCAGCATCGATTGGGCTAACCAAGAGGGTTTGCCTGTTACCTTGCTAGGAGCAGGCTCCAATTTGTTAGTCAGCGATCGCGGTTTGCCTGGTTTAATCATTTGTACCAGGCATTTTCGCCAAGCCCATTTTGATGCAGAAACAGGTCAAATCACGGCTGGGGCTGGAGAACCATTAGTCCGTCTCGCTTGGCAAGCCGCAGAACGGGGTTGGGAAGGTCTGGAATGGGCAGTGGGGATTCCTGGCACCCTAGGCGGTGCAGTGGTCATGAACGCAGGGGCACATGGAGATTGCACTGCTGATGTTTTAGTCAATGCTCATGTGCTCTTACCCAATGGCACGAAAGAGATTCTCCTGCCTGATGACTTGGGCTTCAACTACCGCACCTCAGCGCTACAAGGCGATCGCCGCTTAGTCACCCAAGCAACCCTACAATTAAGACCAGGAGCCGACCCTGCTCAAGTAATGGCAGCCACAACCACCCACTTAAAGCAGCGCCAGACTACTCAGCCCTATCATTTGCCCAGTTGTGGGAGCGTTTTCCGCAATCCTGGCCCGCAAACGGCTGGTTGGCTAATTGAACAAGCAGGGTTAAAAGGACATCGGATTGGAGGAGCGCAGGTTGCTCAGCGACATGCAAACTTCATTCTCAACTGTGGGGGTGCGACTGCTCACGATATTTTCCAGCTCATTCGTCACGTGCAGCAACAAGTAGAGCAACATTGGTCATTGCGGCTAGAACCCGAAGTAAAAATGCTGGGAGAGTTTCAACTCGCTTAA
- a CDS encoding YbaB/EbfC family nucleoid-associated protein encodes MSKGQGFGFGLGKMKELTEAFKKAQQVQEGAKQLQEDLEQMEIEGQAGGGMVKVVLSGNQEPRRVEISADVLGEGAEVVSDLVTAAMKDAYNKSTATMREKMEELTGGLNLPGL; translated from the coding sequence ATGAGCAAAGGACAGGGATTTGGCTTCGGTCTGGGCAAGATGAAAGAGCTGACCGAGGCATTCAAGAAGGCGCAACAAGTACAAGAAGGTGCCAAACAGCTCCAAGAAGACTTGGAGCAAATGGAAATTGAAGGACAAGCGGGTGGGGGCATGGTGAAGGTGGTCCTCAGTGGCAACCAGGAGCCCCGACGAGTAGAAATTTCAGCCGATGTGCTAGGGGAAGGCGCTGAGGTCGTTTCTGACTTGGTGACTGCTGCCATGAAGGACGCTTATAACAAGTCCACAGCCACCATGCGCGAAAAAATGGAAGAGTTGACAGGTGGCCTAAACCTACCTGGCCTCTAA
- a CDS encoding SGNH/GDSL hydrolase family protein, protein MFRPSRRSAYRKQRRLPWPLITLLSLPLLLVALEVLARTFAGVTGQSNELAAYQGKPTKATAYGLRFLDASQQPYDGLPVKGQLAAKPSLVTGYKLVSQQKSEFWQVNEQGFRSDRPVPLAKPKGETRIFVLGGSTAFGQMSSNNQATFAHKLEASLNQQVAQQKQNPGKFRPDVLPYYKEEVDKALALPPRIRDGKYRVINAAVPGYASGNESAQLAMQVLAYQPDMIVVVDGYRDLLLPSTEEGVAVPGAQALLEDAPRHFSAHLSQQLGNLVTQSYLVKGVQYWLLKPEPSVDELSLVAASSDAPLAEQLPGNPTELKDRANRYRSHLQQMARLAAAAKVPLIVALQPEVTSRTGKNISAEETKIQQALGDSYTQRVKAGYTEIERAMLQVQKEFPKTVTALNLYNLYGNFSGQAFVDTIHLTDAANAVLANRLYGTITKLLNVPVQPNPSPY, encoded by the coding sequence ATGTTTAGGCCTAGCCGTAGATCTGCTTATCGAAAACAACGTCGGCTCCCTTGGCCCTTGATCACCTTATTAAGCCTGCCTCTTTTGTTGGTTGCTCTAGAGGTTTTAGCCCGCACTTTTGCTGGGGTCACAGGACAAAGTAACGAATTGGCAGCTTATCAGGGTAAACCAACCAAAGCCACAGCCTACGGCCTTAGGTTTTTGGATGCAAGCCAGCAGCCTTATGACGGTTTGCCAGTCAAGGGCCAGTTAGCAGCTAAGCCTAGTTTAGTGACAGGGTATAAGCTTGTCAGTCAACAGAAAAGCGAATTTTGGCAAGTGAACGAGCAAGGGTTCCGTAGCGATCGCCCAGTGCCACTCGCAAAACCAAAAGGTGAAACGCGGATTTTTGTCCTAGGTGGTTCTACAGCCTTTGGGCAAATGAGTTCCAATAACCAAGCTACCTTTGCCCACAAATTAGAAGCTAGCCTCAATCAACAAGTTGCGCAGCAGAAACAGAACCCAGGAAAATTTCGACCGGACGTTTTACCTTACTACAAAGAAGAAGTTGATAAAGCCTTAGCATTACCGCCTCGGATTCGAGATGGAAAATATCGGGTGATTAATGCAGCTGTTCCTGGGTACGCTTCTGGGAATGAATCAGCCCAACTCGCCATGCAAGTTTTGGCCTACCAACCAGACATGATTGTGGTTGTAGACGGCTACCGAGATTTGCTTCTCCCCAGTACCGAGGAAGGTGTGGCTGTACCCGGAGCCCAGGCTCTACTAGAAGATGCACCCCGTCATTTTTCGGCGCATCTAAGCCAGCAGCTAGGCAATTTGGTGACGCAGTCTTACTTAGTCAAAGGCGTGCAATATTGGCTGCTCAAACCTGAACCCTCGGTGGACGAACTTAGCTTAGTGGCCGCTAGTAGCGATGCCCCCCTAGCCGAGCAGCTTCCCGGCAATCCAACCGAGCTAAAGGATCGGGCGAACCGCTACCGTAGCCATCTCCAACAAATGGCTCGCTTAGCGGCAGCGGCCAAAGTTCCTTTGATTGTTGCTCTCCAACCAGAAGTTACCAGCCGAACTGGCAAAAATATTTCTGCGGAAGAAACCAAGATTCAGCAAGCGCTAGGCGACTCTTATACCCAAAGGGTGAAGGCAGGGTATACGGAAATAGAGCGTGCCATGCTTCAGGTTCAGAAGGAATTTCCTAAAACTGTCACTGCTCTGAACCTCTACAATCTCTATGGCAACTTTTCCGGTCAAGCTTTTGTGGACACAATTCATCTAACGGATGCAGCCAATGCCGTCCTAGCCAATCGGCTTTATGGCACGATTACCAAGCTACTCAACGTCCCAGTTCAGCCTAACCCCTCTCCCTACTAA
- a CDS encoding low molecular weight protein-tyrosine-phosphatase: MPYKLLFVCLGNICRSPSAENIMNHLIEQAGLGHEIICDSAGTSSYHIGSAPDRRMTAAAKQRGIVLQGQARQLQKEDLAAFDLILAMDQENYQNILALDPSGKYRDRVRLMCDFCTHYSEREVPDPYYGGSEGFNHVIDLLLDACTGLLQHIITTQQLAAPASNQTL; this comes from the coding sequence ATGCCTTACAAACTGCTGTTCGTTTGTCTGGGTAACATTTGCCGCTCGCCCTCGGCAGAAAACATCATGAACCACCTGATCGAACAGGCAGGGTTGGGCCATGAAATTATCTGTGACTCGGCTGGAACTTCTAGTTACCACATTGGCAGTGCTCCCGATCGGCGGATGACCGCAGCCGCTAAGCAACGAGGCATTGTGCTTCAAGGTCAAGCTCGGCAACTCCAGAAGGAGGATCTTGCAGCCTTTGACCTCATCCTGGCAATGGATCAAGAAAACTACCAAAATATTTTGGCGTTAGACCCAAGCGGAAAGTATCGCGATCGCGTGCGCTTGATGTGTGACTTTTGCACTCATTACTCAGAACGAGAAGTTCCTGACCCTTACTACGGTGGATCAGAAGGCTTTAACCATGTAATTGATTTGCTGTTAGATGCTTGTACTGGCCTATTGCAGCACATCATCACGACGCAGCAGTTGGCGGCTCCAGCTTCCAACCAAACGCTCTAA